One window of Salminus brasiliensis chromosome 16, fSalBra1.hap2, whole genome shotgun sequence genomic DNA carries:
- the fhl1b gene encoding four and a half LIM domains protein 1b — protein MTDRFDCFYCREDLGGKKYIKKDDKPVCVRCFEKFCANTCVECRRPIGTDSKELHHKGRYWHEDCFRCSKCYKNLAKESFSTKDDRILCGKCSSREDAPRCHACYKPILAGTGNVEYKGNTFHEECFTCYQCKKPIGSQSFLTKNDNIYCSSCHEKKFAKQCAGCKKAITSGGVNYQDQPWHSACFVCVSCQKPLAGTRFTSHEDRVYCVDCYKTSVAKKCSGCQNPITGFGKATNVVNYEGGTWHDYCFNCRKCSLNLADKRFVSKNGDVYCSDCSKKV, from the exons ATGACGGACCGATTCGACTGCTTCTACTGCCGCGAGGACCTCGGGGGCAAGAAGTACATTAAGAAGGACGACAAGCCGGTGTGCGTGCGCTGCTTCGAGAAGTTCTGCGCCAACACCTGCGTGGAATGCCGCCGGCCGATCGGCACAGACTCTAAG GAGCTCCACCACAAGGGCCGTTACTGGCATGAGGACTGTTTCCGCTGCTCTAAGTGCTATAAGAATCTGGCCAAGGAGTCGTTCAGCACTAAAGATGACCGGATCCTGTGTGGTAAATGCAGCTCGCGCGAGGACGCCCCCCGCTGCCACGCCTGTTACAAACCCATTCTGGCAG GAACCGGGAACGTGGAGTATAAAGGAAACACGTTTCATGAGGAGTGCTTCACCTGCTACCAGTGTAAGAAACCCATCGGCTCTCAGAGCTTCCTGACCAAGAACGACAACATCTACTGCAGCTCCTGCCACGAGAAGAAGTTCGCCAAGCAGTGCGCCGGCTGCAAAAAG gccaTTACCTCGGGTGGGGTGAACTATCAGGACCAGCCGTGGCACTCTGCGTGCTTCGTGTGTGTTTCGTGTCAGAAGCCGCTCGCCGGGACTCGCTTCACCTCTCATGAGGACCGAGTGTACTGTGTGGACTGTTACAAAACCAGCGTCGCCAAAAAGTGCTCCGGCTGCCAGAACCCCATCACCG GGTTCGGAAAAGCCACTAACGTGGTGAACTACGAGGGAGGCACCTGGCATGATTACTGCTTCAACTGCAGGAAGTGTTCTCTGAACCTGGCCGACAAGCGCTTCGTCTCCAAGAACGGAGACGTGTACTGCAGCGACTGCTCCAAGAAAGTCTAG